In a genomic window of Brassica rapa cultivar Chiifu-401-42 chromosome A10, CAAS_Brap_v3.01, whole genome shotgun sequence:
- the LOC103846344 gene encoding stearoyl-[acyl-carrier-protein] 9-desaturase 3, chloroplastic produces the protein MSIALLLPSPVMTQKPSSITSPPRGFGSSSSRLLQVSCVTKNPARNNNVTCNNFRPIKEVNNQITHTIPQEKLEIFKSMENWAETTLLPYLKPVEDSWQPQDFLPAPETDDAFYDQVREIRERTKEIPDDYFVVLVGDMITEEALPTYQTTLNTLDGVKDETGGSLSPWAVWIRAWTAEENRHGDLLNKYLYLCGRVDMRHVERTIQYLIGSGMDSKFENNPYNGFIYTSFQERATFISHGNTARLATTYGDTTLAKICGTIAADEKRHETAYTKIVEKLFELDPDGTVQALASMMKKRITMPAHLMHDGRDDQLFDHYAAVAQRIGVYTAADYAGILEFLLRRWKVESLGSGLSGEGRRAQEYLCTLPQRIKRLEERANDRVKRQSKGSVSFSWVFGRDVEL, from the exons ATGTCGATAGCTTTGCTTTTGCCCTCGCCGGTGATGACGCAGAAGCCGTCGTCAATAACTTCTCCTCCCCGTGGCTttggatcttcttcttctcgtctcCTTCAAGTTTCTTGCGTCACCAAGAACCCTGCTAG GAATAATAACGTGACATGCAATAATTTTCGACCAATCAAGGAAGTAAATAACCAAATAACACACACAATACCACAAGAGAAGCTCGAGATCTTCAAATCAATGGAGAACTGGGCAGAAACCACACTACTACCGTATCTCAAACCGGTCGAAGATTCATGGCAACCACAAGACTTTTTACCGGCGCCCGAGACCGATGATGCATTCTACGACCAAGTCAGAGAGATTAGAGAACGAACAAAGGAGATTCCTGATGACTACTTTGTAGTTCTTGTCGGAGACATGATCACGGAAGAAGCACTTCCAACGTATCAAACGACGTTAAACACACTTGACGGCGTTAAGGATGAAACTGGTGGGAGTTTATCGCCGTGGGCGGTTTGGATCAGAGCATGGACGGCGGAGGAAAACCGTCACGGTGATTTGCTTAACAAGTATCTTTACCTATGTGGTCGTGTTGATATGCGACATGTTGAAAGGACTATACAATATCTAATCGGTTCTGGCATG GACTCGAAGTTTGAAAACAACCCTTACAATGGATTCATCTACACATCGTTCCAAGAACGCGCCACATTCATCTCTCACGGCAACACGGCGAGGCTAGCCACGACCTACGGCGATACGACACTAGCAAAGATCTGCGGCACAATCGCCGCAGACGAGAAACGTCACGAGACTGCTTACACCAAGATAGTGGAGAAGCTATTCGAGCTAGACCCCGACGGAACAGTACAGGCGCTGGCGAGCATGATGAAAAAGCGGATAACGATGCCGGCTCACCTCATGCACGACGGGAGAGACGATCAACTTTTTGATCACTACGCCGCGGTGGCGCAGAGGATCGGAGTTTACACGGCGGCGGATTACGCTGGTATCTTGGAGTTTCTGTTGAGGAGGTGGAAGGTGGAGAGTTTGGGGTCGGGGTTGTCAGGTGAAGGAAGGAGAGCACAGGAGTATCTGTGCACCTTGCCGCAGAGGATCAAGAGGTTAGAGGAAAGAGCCAACGACAGGGTCAAACGTCAGTCAAAGGGTTCTGTCTCGTTTAGCTGGGTGTTTGGTAGAGATGTggaattataa